From Lycium ferocissimum isolate CSIRO_LF1 chromosome 12, AGI_CSIRO_Lferr_CH_V1, whole genome shotgun sequence, one genomic window encodes:
- the LOC132039952 gene encoding zinc finger protein CONSTANS-LIKE 4-like, producing the protein MGSENWSLTAKLCDSCKTTSATVFCRADSAFLCLSCDCKIHAANKLASRHARVWVCEVCEQAPASVTCKADAAALCVTCDRDIHSANPLARRHERFPVVPFYDSAIAVKCHGDGEGSTDFTPPHEHEEEAEAASWILPTPKEAGNDNDNNNNNQYKTADYLFNDMDSYLDLDIMSCEQKPNIHHQQHQQHGHYSSDGVVPVQNNNEATHLQLGQVVDGFPTYEMDFGGSKPYLYNFNSQSISQSVSSSSMDVGVVPDHSTMGDVSNTFVMNSSTAGADVPNPVSGVDREARVMRYREKRKNRKFEKTIRYASRKAYAETRPRIKGRFAKRTEIEIDSLLNVPDASYSVVPSF; encoded by the exons ATGGGATCGGAAAATTGGAGTTTAACGGCGAAGTTATGCGACTCATGCAAAACGACGTCGGCTACAGTGTTTTGCCGTGCAGATTCTGCGTTTTTATGCTTAAGTTGCGATTGCAAAATCCACGCGGCGAACAAGCTCGCGTCGCGTCACGCGCGCGTTTGGGTTTGCGAAGTGTGTGAGCAAGCACCGGCTAGCGTCACGTGCAAGGCGGATGCGGCCGCACTCTGCGTCACGTGCGATCGCGATATCCATTCCGCGAATCCGTTAGCTCGTAGACACGAGCGTTTTCCTGTTGTTCCGTTTTACGACTCAGCCATCGCCGTGAAATGTCACGGCGATGGTGAGGGAAGTACGGATTTCACTCCTCCTCATGAACATGAGGAGGAAGCTGAAGCGGCGTCGTGGATACTCCCGACGCCGAAAGAAGCTggaaatgataatgataataataataataatcagtATAAAACTGCTGATTATTTGTTTAATGATATGGATTCGTATTTGGATTTAGATATTATGTCTTGTGAGCAAAAACCGAATATTCATCATCAGCAGCATCAACAACATGGACATTATAGTTCAGATGGAGTTGTGCCTGTGCAGAATAACAACGAGGCGACACATTTGCAATTAGGTCAGGTTGTTGATGGTTTTCCAACTTATGAAATGGATTTTGGTGGATCTAAACCTTACTTGTACAACTTCAACTCTCAATCCATTAGCCAAAGT GTCTCATCATCATCTATGGACGTTGGAGTTGTGCCTGACCACAGTACAATGGGGGATGTATCAAACACCTTCGTGATGAACTCATCGACCGCAGGGGCTGACGTACCGAACCCGGTCTCGGGGGTAGACAGGGAAGCTAGGGTAATGAGGTACAGAGAGAAAAGGAAGAATAGAAAGTTCGAGAAGACTATTCGATATGCTTCTAGAAAGGCTTACGCTGAGACCCGACCTAGAATCAAAGGGCGATTCGCTAAACGTACTGAGATCGAAATTGACTCACTCCTTAATGTCCCCGATGCGTCTTACAGCGTCGTTCCGTCGTTTTAA